A window from Ovis canadensis isolate MfBH-ARS-UI-01 breed Bighorn chromosome 26, ARS-UI_OviCan_v2, whole genome shotgun sequence encodes these proteins:
- the ASAH1 gene encoding acid ceramidase isoform X2, whose product MVVKAPALKVIINSVKNITNAFVPSGRIIQLVDQKLPGLLGNFPGPFEEEMKGIAAVAEVPLGEIILFNIFYELFTVCTSIITEDKEGHLLHGRNMDFGLFLGWNINNDTWVITEELKPLTVNLDFQRNNKTVFKATTFAGYVGMLTGFRPGRFSVTLNDRFSIDGGFMGVMEWILGKKDAQWIGFILRSVLENSTSYEEAKNILTNTKILAPAYFIVGGNQSGEGCVITRDRKQSLDVYELDPKQGRWYVVQTNYDRWKNPFFLDDRRTPAKMCLNRTTQENISFATIYDVLSTKPVLNKLTVYTVLIDVTKGQFETYLRDCPDPCIGW is encoded by the exons ATGGTGGTCAAAGCACCAGCG ctgAAAGTTATAATAAATTCCGTGAAGAATATAACAAATGCATTTGTGCCAAGTGGAAGAATTATACAGTTAGTGGATCAAAAGTTG CCTGGTCTGCTTGGCAACTTCCCTGGCCCCTTCGAGGAGGAAATGAAGGGGATTGCAGCTGTTGCTGAAGTCCCTTTAG gagagattattttattcaatattttctatGAACTTTTCACCGTGTGTACTTCAATAATAACAGAAGACAAAGAAG GTCATCTACTACATGGGCGAAACATGGATTTTGGACTATTTCTTgg GTGGAATATAAATAATGATACTTGGGTCATAACTGAGGAACTAAAACCTTTAACAGTGAATTTGGACTTCCAAAGGAACAATAAAACTGTCTTCAAGGCAACAACCTTTGCTGGCTACGTGGGCATGTTAACAGGATTCAGACCA GGACGGTTTAGTGTTACGCTCAATGACCGCTTCAGTATAGATGGTGGTTTTATGG GTGTCATGGAATGGATTTTGGGAAAGAAAGATGCCCAGTGGATAGGGTTTATCCTTAGATCAGTTCTAGAAAATAGCACAAG TTATGAAGAAGCCAAGAATATATTGACCAACACCAAGATATTGGCCCCAGCATACTTTATCGTGGGAGGCAACCAGTCTGGGGAGGGTTGTGTGATTACACGAGACAGAAAACAGTCTCTGGATGTATATGA ACTCGACCCCAAGCAGGGTAGATGGTATGTGGTACAAACAAATTATGACCGATGGAAAAATCCCTTCTTCCTTGATGATCGCAGAACACCTGCCAAGATGTGTCTGAACCGGACAACCCAAGAG AATATCTCATTTGCAACCATATATGATGTCTTGTCAACAAAACCTGTCCTCAACaag CTGACGGTATACACAGTCTTGATAGATGTTACCAAAGGTCAATTTGAGACGTACCTGCGGGACTGCCCAGACCCCTGCATAGGATGGTGA
- the ASAH1 gene encoding acid ceramidase isoform X1: MVAGRMLGWSRLTFILLSGIVTCLVAQQVPPWTEDCRKSTYPPSGPTYRGPVPWYTINLDLPPYKRWHELMVVKAPALKVIINSVKNITNAFVPSGRIIQLVDQKLPGLLGNFPGPFEEEMKGIAAVAEVPLGEIILFNIFYELFTVCTSIITEDKEGHLLHGRNMDFGLFLGWNINNDTWVITEELKPLTVNLDFQRNNKTVFKATTFAGYVGMLTGFRPGRFSVTLNDRFSIDGGFMGVMEWILGKKDAQWIGFILRSVLENSTSYEEAKNILTNTKILAPAYFIVGGNQSGEGCVITRDRKQSLDVYELDPKQGRWYVVQTNYDRWKNPFFLDDRRTPAKMCLNRTTQENISFATIYDVLSTKPVLNKLTVYTVLIDVTKGQFETYLRDCPDPCIGW; the protein is encoded by the exons tgGACTGAAGACTGCAGAAAATCAACTTATCCTCCTTCAGGGCCCAC TTACAGGGGTCCGGTTCCATGGTACACCATAAATCTCGATTTACCACCGTACAAAAGATGGCATGAATTGATGGTGGTCAAAGCACCAGCG ctgAAAGTTATAATAAATTCCGTGAAGAATATAACAAATGCATTTGTGCCAAGTGGAAGAATTATACAGTTAGTGGATCAAAAGTTG CCTGGTCTGCTTGGCAACTTCCCTGGCCCCTTCGAGGAGGAAATGAAGGGGATTGCAGCTGTTGCTGAAGTCCCTTTAG gagagattattttattcaatattttctatGAACTTTTCACCGTGTGTACTTCAATAATAACAGAAGACAAAGAAG GTCATCTACTACATGGGCGAAACATGGATTTTGGACTATTTCTTgg GTGGAATATAAATAATGATACTTGGGTCATAACTGAGGAACTAAAACCTTTAACAGTGAATTTGGACTTCCAAAGGAACAATAAAACTGTCTTCAAGGCAACAACCTTTGCTGGCTACGTGGGCATGTTAACAGGATTCAGACCA GGACGGTTTAGTGTTACGCTCAATGACCGCTTCAGTATAGATGGTGGTTTTATGG GTGTCATGGAATGGATTTTGGGAAAGAAAGATGCCCAGTGGATAGGGTTTATCCTTAGATCAGTTCTAGAAAATAGCACAAG TTATGAAGAAGCCAAGAATATATTGACCAACACCAAGATATTGGCCCCAGCATACTTTATCGTGGGAGGCAACCAGTCTGGGGAGGGTTGTGTGATTACACGAGACAGAAAACAGTCTCTGGATGTATATGA ACTCGACCCCAAGCAGGGTAGATGGTATGTGGTACAAACAAATTATGACCGATGGAAAAATCCCTTCTTCCTTGATGATCGCAGAACACCTGCCAAGATGTGTCTGAACCGGACAACCCAAGAG AATATCTCATTTGCAACCATATATGATGTCTTGTCAACAAAACCTGTCCTCAACaag CTGACGGTATACACAGTCTTGATAGATGTTACCAAAGGTCAATTTGAGACGTACCTGCGGGACTGCCCAGACCCCTGCATAGGATGGTGA